Proteins from a single region of Mycoplasmopsis edwardii:
- a CDS encoding BMP family lipoprotein has translation MKFNKKLISLFMGTTLTSLPMVIVSCGKQERQEINNFVPLNERITEVVKNPNLSYEALKENAGIKIALINGSGGTLDKSFNQSSWEALIKLVEDTRKDDKNQIEITDINPGTTELTEVYNNALESGQKVWILSGWNHGSKINAYLENPSNVDKLIKNNVTIIALDFTVGLKNKTKFKNLFEVNFKIQEAAYIVGNALANAFGNVYPGNNNTDNRKFGAYGGGNGPDVVSFITGYLKGVQKYNSRSETTNKINHIPNVALNAGYSVEDTNMSGVTLSLVSKSPKFVYPVVAGGVSLMLDEIRKRNMDTYVVGVDVDQSKSYPAHAGRFATSVQKNIAQAIYDVINEFVFGIKNKNLQSRIVESTTGAKSLLGGFAEGWVGYAKSTVSNEKLKDAINRELEKSKNKFIALSEDEKRFINAFTDYDNVEYNENLDELVNKLVEKINS, from the coding sequence TTGCGGAAAACAAGAAAGGCAAGAAATCAATAATTTCGTTCCATTGAATGAAAGAATTACAGAAGTTGTAAAAAACCCAAATTTAAGCTACGAGGCTTTAAAAGAAAATGCTGGAATCAAAATTGCTTTAATTAATGGTTCGGGCGGTACATTAGATAAATCATTTAACCAATCATCATGAGAAGCTTTAATTAAATTAGTTGAAGATACAAGAAAAGATGACAAAAACCAAATCGAAATTACTGACATTAACCCAGGAACAACCGAGTTAACAGAAGTTTACAACAACGCTTTAGAAAGTGGACAAAAAGTATGAATCTTATCTGGTTGAAACCACGGTTCAAAAATTAATGCATACTTAGAAAACCCAAGTAATGTTGATAAATTAATCAAAAATAATGTAACAATTATTGCACTTGATTTTACAGTTGGACTAAAAAATAAAACAAAATTTAAAAACCTATTTGAAGTTAACTTTAAAATTCAAGAAGCTGCATACATTGTTGGGAATGCCTTAGCAAATGCTTTTGGTAATGTATATCCAGGAAATAACAATACAGATAACAGAAAATTTGGAGCATATGGTGGAGGAAATGGACCTGATGTTGTAAGTTTCATTACAGGATACTTAAAAGGTGTTCAAAAATACAACTCAAGAAGTGAAACAACAAACAAAATTAATCATATTCCAAATGTCGCGTTAAATGCAGGATATTCTGTTGAAGACACAAATATGAGTGGGGTAACACTTTCATTAGTATCAAAATCACCTAAATTTGTCTATCCAGTTGTTGCAGGTGGAGTTTCATTAATGTTAGATGAAATTAGAAAAAGAAATATGGATACTTATGTAGTTGGAGTTGATGTAGATCAATCTAAATCATATCCTGCTCATGCAGGTAGATTTGCTACATCAGTACAAAAAAATATTGCTCAAGCAATCTATGATGTAATTAATGAATTTGTATTCGGAATCAAAAACAAAAACTTGCAAAGTCGAATTGTTGAATCAACTACGGGAGCTAAATCACTATTGGGAGGATTTGCTGAAGGTTGAGTAGGATATGCAAAATCAACGGTATCAAACGAAAAACTTAAAGATGCAATTAATAGGGAATTAGAAAAATCAAAAAATAAATTTATTGCGTTAAGTGAAGATGAAAAAAGATTTATAAATGCATTTACAGATTATGACAATGTTGAATACAATGAAAACCTTGATGAATTAGTAAATAAACTTGTAGAAAAAATTAATTCATAA
- a CDS encoding BMP family ABC transporter substrate-binding protein, protein MKLKKYLLSFAGIASLALPAVAISCGTKATSNIDDYIEKQDRVAEIDIKANVNSEFVKSDKIKAKNIKFALITDTGKVSDKSFNQSAWEALLQIADQTAETINGKRKEAFEFTAVEPKGNSYEQSYNTAVDEGANVIVLPGFSHGEHIKPWIEKNKAKLEEKKVIIIGIDFDLDVDYQNFYALNFDVNQASWQLGHAIGKFLATVYPEQADKRKSSAFGGGPFFGVTDFITGYLKGLHYFNQNNTIKTTHAPSLPLDSGFQPDEKQKSVITGVLDQGATFVYPVAGPATSVTIEEIRKNAKFADKLVIGVDVDQSKAFQNGKEYLATSVLKNIGQAVYDVILAAVFEDEASQAKIAKYKNTSKQTTQSYFAGFDAHWVGLAPSTMKNEAHRKVMNDAIEEAKRIFAALPQDEKAFISKHNSEKDGAEVEQANIATVVNKLVEIVNS, encoded by the coding sequence ATGAAATTAAAAAAATACTTACTTTCATTCGCAGGGATTGCTTCATTAGCATTACCAGCAGTTGCTATTTCATGTGGAACTAAAGCGACATCAAATATCGATGACTACATCGAAAAGCAAGATAGAGTTGCAGAAATTGATATTAAAGCAAATGTTAACTCAGAATTTGTAAAAAGCGACAAAATTAAAGCTAAAAACATTAAATTTGCTTTAATTACAGATACAGGAAAAGTTTCTGATAAATCATTCAACCAATCAGCTTGAGAAGCATTATTACAAATCGCTGATCAAACAGCTGAAACAATTAATGGTAAGAGAAAAGAAGCTTTTGAATTCACAGCCGTAGAACCAAAAGGAAACTCATACGAACAATCATACAACACAGCAGTTGATGAAGGTGCTAATGTTATTGTTCTTCCAGGATTCTCACACGGAGAACACATTAAACCATGAATTGAAAAAAATAAAGCAAAATTAGAAGAGAAAAAAGTTATTATTATTGGTATTGACTTTGATTTAGATGTTGATTACCAAAACTTCTATGCTTTAAACTTCGATGTTAACCAAGCATCATGACAATTAGGACATGCAATTGGTAAATTTTTAGCTACTGTTTACCCAGAACAAGCAGATAAAAGAAAATCTTCTGCATTTGGTGGAGGTCCATTCTTTGGAGTTACAGACTTCATTACAGGTTACTTAAAAGGATTACACTACTTCAACCAAAACAATACAATCAAAACAACACATGCTCCTAGCTTACCACTTGATTCAGGGTTCCAACCAGATGAAAAACAAAAATCAGTTATTACAGGTGTTTTAGACCAAGGTGCAACATTTGTTTATCCAGTTGCTGGACCAGCTACATCAGTTACAATTGAAGAAATTAGAAAAAATGCTAAATTTGCTGACAAATTAGTTATTGGGGTTGACGTTGACCAATCTAAAGCATTCCAAAACGGAAAAGAATACTTAGCTACTTCAGTTCTTAAAAACATTGGACAAGCTGTTTATGATGTTATTTTAGCTGCTGTATTTGAAGATGAAGCTTCACAAGCAAAAATTGCAAAATACAAAAATACAAGTAAACAAACAACACAATCATACTTCGCTGGATTTGACGCTCACTGAGTAGGTCTTGCGCCTTCAACAATGAAAAATGAAGCACACAGAAAAGTAATGAACGATGCTATTGAAGAAGCTAAAAGAATCTTTGCAGCTCTTCCGCAAGATGAAAAAGCATTCATTTCAAAACACAACTCTGAAAAAGATGGCGCAGAAGTTGAACAAGCTAACATCGCGACAGTTGTTAATAAATTAGTTGAAATCGTTAACAGTTAA